From the genome of Leptolyngbya iicbica LK, one region includes:
- a CDS encoding ABC transporter substrate-binding protein, which produces MVSLIQSRWRQLGRAWSRRQWRSLGRFSLLLSVCFAFVVACTSSPTTETETPAESADGAGSDRISIGTTLTVRTLDPADSYEIFPGILLHNLGDQLYAYEPGSTELIPQLAAEMPTISEDGLTYVIPLREDVVFHDGTPFDAEAMVFSLERFMQNGGRPAFLLADRIASVEATGDYEITITLNSPFAAFTALLTFWGVTPVPSESYEIAEGSFIPDSFIGTGPYKLAAFNSDSIKLDVNEDYWGEKPANGGIDIQIFSSPANLYNTFKTGGIDVAYQTLDPEQIADLERTADEGNWQVIEAGTTVVNYMSLNQKIAPLDDVRVRQAIAAMIDRNLVNERVFQGQAEPLYSLIPTSFDVYEPVLQEAYGDGDFELAEQLLREAGFSEENPFNFEIWYPSASTTRSVVANTLKESFETGLPGLVTVTVQTAESATLWGNVDKGVYPSVLANWYPDYYDVDTFVQPFLSCEKGSAATLCEEGASQGNGSFYYSERANELVSAQQSEQDPEARKAIIKDIQALLQADVPYIPLWQNKDYVFAHDGIEGVAIQPTQQFLMWQISRGS; this is translated from the coding sequence ATGGTGTCTTTGATTCAGTCTCGTTGGCGACAACTGGGTCGCGCTTGGTCGCGGCGACAGTGGCGATCGCTGGGCCGATTTAGCCTGTTGCTGAGCGTCTGTTTTGCCTTTGTGGTGGCTTGCACTAGCAGTCCCACGACTGAGACCGAGACCCCGGCTGAGTCGGCTGACGGAGCGGGGAGCGATCGCATCTCCATTGGCACCACGCTGACGGTGCGCACCCTGGACCCCGCTGATTCCTACGAGATTTTCCCCGGCATTTTGCTGCACAACCTGGGGGATCAGCTCTACGCTTACGAACCCGGCAGCACGGAACTCATTCCCCAGCTAGCAGCCGAAATGCCCACCATCAGCGAAGACGGTCTGACCTACGTCATTCCCCTGCGGGAAGATGTGGTCTTCCACGATGGCACCCCGTTCGACGCTGAGGCCATGGTCTTTTCGCTAGAGCGTTTCATGCAAAACGGGGGACGACCCGCCTTTCTGTTAGCCGATCGCATTGCGTCAGTCGAAGCCACTGGCGACTATGAAATCACCATCACCCTCAACTCCCCCTTCGCGGCTTTTACTGCCCTGCTCACCTTCTGGGGAGTGACTCCTGTGCCCTCGGAGTCCTATGAAATCGCGGAGGGCAGCTTTATTCCCGACAGCTTTATCGGCACGGGTCCGTACAAACTGGCGGCTTTTAATAGCGACTCCATCAAGCTGGATGTAAACGAAGACTATTGGGGTGAAAAGCCCGCCAACGGCGGTATCGACATTCAGATTTTCAGTAGTCCGGCGAACCTCTACAACACCTTTAAGACTGGCGGCATTGATGTCGCTTACCAAACCCTCGATCCGGAACAGATTGCCGATCTGGAGCGCACGGCGGATGAAGGCAATTGGCAGGTGATTGAAGCGGGCACCACCGTGGTCAACTACATGAGCCTGAACCAGAAAATTGCGCCGCTGGATGATGTGCGGGTGCGACAGGCGATCGCCGCCATGATCGATCGCAATCTGGTGAATGAGCGCGTGTTTCAAGGGCAAGCCGAACCGCTCTATAGCCTGATTCCCACCAGTTTTGATGTTTACGAACCCGTGCTGCAAGAAGCCTATGGCGATGGTGATTTTGAGCTTGCCGAACAACTTTTGCGGGAAGCCGGCTTTTCAGAAGAGAACCCGTTCAACTTCGAAATTTGGTATCCCTCCGCTTCCACCACTCGCAGCGTCGTCGCCAACACGCTGAAAGAATCCTTTGAGACGGGCTTGCCAGGGTTGGTCACGGTGACCGTGCAAACTGCGGAAAGCGCCACTCTTTGGGGCAACGTTGACAAAGGTGTGTATCCCTCTGTCTTAGCGAATTGGTATCCCGACTACTATGACGTCGATACCTTTGTGCAGCCCTTTTTGAGCTGTGAAAAAGGCTCGGCAGCCACCCTCTGCGAAGAAGGGGCGAGCCAGGGCAACGGCTCGTTTTACTACAGTGAGCGGGCGAATGAATTGGTAAGTGCCCAACAGTCGGAGCAAGATCCGGAGGCTCGTAAGGCCATCATCAAAGACATTCAAGCGCTGTTACAAGCAGACGTGCCTTACATTCCGCTTTGGCAAAATAAAGACTACGTCTTTGCCCATGACGGTATCGAGGGCGTCGCGATTCAACCGACTCAACAATTCTTGATGTGGCAAATTAGCAGAGGTAGCTAA
- a CDS encoding ABA4-like family protein, whose product MLIPSATDLENIFQVANLFVLPFWALMVLLPNWSVTRRLMQSYIPFAALASLYVYLFVTLDGGILEAFSDPQLELTGLAGMFANSHVMALGWVHFLVMDLFVGRWIYLQGQENGIFTRHSLAFCLFAGPFGLLIHFFTAAITQRFFTPDDDGTSAEPSAV is encoded by the coding sequence ATGCTGATTCCCTCTGCGACTGACCTCGAAAATATTTTTCAAGTAGCCAATCTGTTTGTGTTGCCATTTTGGGCGCTGATGGTGTTGCTGCCTAACTGGTCGGTAACGCGCCGCCTGATGCAGTCCTACATTCCGTTTGCGGCATTGGCGAGTCTTTACGTCTATCTGTTCGTCACGCTCGACGGTGGCATTCTCGAAGCGTTTTCCGATCCCCAATTGGAACTTACTGGTCTGGCGGGCATGTTTGCCAACAGTCATGTGATGGCCCTGGGGTGGGTGCATTTTTTGGTGATGGATTTGTTTGTGGGACGGTGGATTTACCTGCAAGGGCAAGAAAACGGTATTTTCACCCGTCATTCCCTGGCTTTTTGCCTGTTTGCTGGCCCATTTGGTTTGTTAATTCACTTTTTCACGGCGGCGATTACCCAGCGCTTTTTTACCCCAGATGATGACGGCACATCCGCCGAACCGTCGGCGGTATGA
- the era gene encoding GTPase Era: MVDSLAFSAIPAAPADFRSGFVGIVGRPNVGKSTLMNYLIGQKVAITSPVAQTTRNRLRGILTTEQAQIIFVDTPGIHKPHHELGKVLVHNARMAIASVDLVLFVVDGSVPAGRGDRFIAELLTQQETPVYLGMNKIDLRSTDDAEAIVSSYQAIADEHGWPLLEFSAVTGDQVSDLQTRLIQALEPGPYYYPPDLVTDQPERFIMGELIREQVLYHTREEVPHSVAVAIDRVEEDEKITRILATVHVERDSQKGILIGKKGSMMKAIGSGAREQMQKVIMGKVYLEIFVKVQPKWRQSRSRLAELGYQREE, from the coding sequence ATGGTGGATAGTCTGGCTTTTTCGGCGATTCCTGCCGCTCCGGCGGATTTTCGCTCTGGCTTTGTGGGCATCGTCGGTCGCCCCAATGTGGGCAAATCGACCTTGATGAACTATTTGATCGGTCAAAAGGTGGCGATTACGTCGCCCGTGGCCCAAACGACCCGCAATCGCCTGCGGGGCATCTTGACGACGGAGCAGGCCCAAATCATCTTTGTCGACACGCCGGGGATTCATAAACCCCACCACGAACTCGGCAAAGTGCTGGTGCATAATGCGCGGATGGCGATCGCTTCCGTCGATCTGGTCCTCTTTGTGGTGGATGGTTCGGTGCCAGCGGGGCGGGGCGATCGCTTCATTGCCGAACTGCTCACCCAGCAGGAGACCCCCGTTTACTTGGGGATGAACAAAATTGACCTGCGCTCCACCGATGATGCCGAGGCGATTGTGAGCAGCTATCAAGCGATCGCCGATGAACATGGCTGGCCGCTGCTGGAATTTTCTGCCGTTACTGGAGATCAGGTCTCTGACTTACAGACCCGACTCATTCAAGCGTTGGAGCCTGGCCCCTACTACTATCCTCCTGATTTAGTCACCGACCAGCCGGAACGGTTCATTATGGGTGAGCTGATTCGCGAACAGGTGTTGTATCACACCCGCGAAGAGGTGCCCCACTCCGTCGCAGTTGCCATCGATCGCGTTGAGGAAGACGAAAAAATCACGCGCATTCTCGCCACCGTCCACGTTGAGCGGGATTCGCAAAAGGGCATTCTCATCGGCAAAAAAGGCAGCATGATGAAAGCGATCGGCTCCGGAGCCCGTGAGCAGATGCAGAAAGTCATCATGGGCAAGGTGTACCTGGAAATTTTCGTCAAGGTGCAACCCAAGTGGCGACAGTCGCGATCGCGCCTGGCAGAGCTGGGCTATCAGCGAGAAGAGTAG
- a CDS encoding secondary thiamine-phosphate synthase enzyme YjbQ: protein MPATAITHHYQKVLDLSTRGKSLQRFTQQVQGVVSESGIQYGLCTVFIRHTSASLIIQENADPDVLVDLENFLAKLVPDGYHYVHSAEGPDDMPAHIRSVLTSTSETIPIVNGRLALGTWQGIYLWEHRDRGHHREVVVHLMGS, encoded by the coding sequence ATGCCTGCCACTGCGATCACGCACCACTATCAAAAGGTACTCGATCTTTCGACTCGGGGAAAATCGTTACAGCGCTTTACTCAGCAAGTGCAGGGCGTCGTTAGCGAGTCAGGCATTCAGTACGGTCTTTGTACGGTCTTCATTCGCCACACCTCGGCCAGCCTCATCATTCAAGAAAATGCCGATCCGGATGTGCTGGTCGATCTGGAAAATTTTCTCGCCAAGCTTGTACCCGATGGCTACCACTATGTTCACAGCGCCGAGGGGCCGGATGACATGCCCGCTCACATTCGGTCGGTGTTGACCAGCACGTCGGAGACGATTCCCATCGTGAATGGTCGTTTGGCCCTGGGCACCTGGCAAGGGATTTATTTGTGGGAGCATCGCGATCGCGGCCATCATCGCGAAGTCGTCGTTCACCTGATGGGGAGCTAA
- a CDS encoding pentapeptide repeat-containing protein — MPQSLSVPDLSLFHASTQMPQPASVRRLAHGVQAWNAWRSHTAQTAIADATPERINLREASLKKAQLQNINFSTVDCCMADLRQADLSHADLRETLFYTANLSYANLSYANLSGADLREASLHDATLRAATLNSANLTHADLTRSILREAQLRHADLRHASLNQADACMVQFSEADLSWADLSSAALYTADLSRCNLSSATLNQADLREANFAMATLQDALMHEVDLSAAICSAANMIGVALHGANLTIANLSLTNLCMANLSRACLEGTTLIGANLIGANLHQAKLTRANCENADLREAIMRKADLQGANFRFADLKMANLSETNLQGANLTGADLSQANVWKANLKDACLIDAVMPDGNLYAP; from the coding sequence GTGCCTCAATCTCTATCAGTTCCTGATTTATCGTTGTTTCACGCTTCGACGCAAATGCCGCAACCCGCATCGGTGCGGCGGTTGGCTCACGGCGTGCAGGCTTGGAATGCGTGGCGATCGCACACGGCTCAGACAGCGATCGCCGACGCCACGCCAGAGCGGATCAATCTACGCGAAGCCTCCCTGAAAAAAGCCCAACTGCAAAACATTAACTTTTCCACAGTTGACTGCTGCATGGCGGATTTGCGTCAGGCGGATTTAAGTCACGCCGATCTGCGCGAAACGCTCTTTTACACTGCCAATCTGAGCTATGCCAATCTCAGCTATGCCAACCTCAGCGGCGCTGATCTGCGCGAAGCCTCGCTACACGATGCCACGCTCCGGGCCGCCACGCTCAATTCGGCCAACCTGACCCATGCCGACCTGACCCGCAGCATATTGCGCGAAGCTCAATTGCGGCACGCCGACTTGCGCCACGCTTCCCTCAACCAAGCCGATGCCTGTATGGTGCAATTTTCAGAGGCGGATCTGTCCTGGGCTGACCTCAGCAGCGCCGCCCTTTACACCGCCGATCTCAGTCGCTGTAACTTATCCAGCGCCACCCTTAATCAGGCTGACTTGCGCGAGGCGAACTTTGCCATGGCCACGTTACAAGACGCCCTCATGCACGAAGTTGATCTAAGTGCAGCCATTTGCAGCGCTGCCAACATGATTGGGGTCGCTCTGCACGGGGCCAATCTCACCATCGCCAACCTCAGCCTGACCAATCTCTGTATGGCGAATCTCAGTCGGGCTTGCTTAGAGGGCACGACTCTGATCGGGGCCAATCTGATTGGGGCCAATTTGCACCAGGCCAAGCTGACCCGAGCCAATTGCGAAAATGCCGATTTGCGTGAAGCCATCATGCGCAAGGCCGATCTACAGGGAGCCAACTTTCGGTTTGCGGACTTGAAGATGGCGAACTTATCGGAGACTAACTTGCAGGGGGCCAACCTGACCGGCGCTGACTTATCCCAAGCGAATGTCTGGAAAGCCAATCTGAAAGACGCTTGTTTAATTGATGCAGTGATGCCTGATGGCAATCTGTATGC